One window of Streptomyces sp. FIT100 genomic DNA carries:
- a CDS encoding lamin tail domain-containing protein has translation MPVSRHIRRLVATALAAGAVVTASALPAGAHDGNGRHDRDRHGVVVSGVQHSGPGRDARSNRSLNAEWVEVRNTGRHSVDLRGWTLTDSDGNRYRFRNVRLDGRSSVRVHTGHGRDTRHDVYQDRGYQVWDRRDTATLRDDRGRVIDEDSWGRDRGFDGDRRDRDGGFDRDRRDSDRGYDGDRRDRRDDRR, from the coding sequence ATGCCTGTTTCCCGTCACATTCGCCGTCTCGTCGCGACCGCCCTGGCGGCCGGCGCCGTCGTCACCGCCTCCGCTCTGCCGGCCGGCGCCCACGACGGAAACGGCCGTCACGACCGGGACCGCCACGGCGTCGTCGTCAGCGGCGTCCAGCACAGCGGCCCCGGCCGCGACGCCCGCTCCAACCGCAGCCTCAACGCCGAGTGGGTCGAGGTGCGCAACACCGGCCGGCACTCGGTCGACCTGCGGGGCTGGACCCTCACCGACAGCGACGGCAACCGCTACCGCTTCAGGAACGTCCGCCTGGACGGCCGTTCCAGCGTCAGGGTCCACACGGGGCACGGCCGTGACACCCGCCACGACGTCTACCAGGACCGCGGCTACCAGGTCTGGGACCGGCGCGACACGGCCACGCTGCGGGACGACCGCGGCCGTGTCATCGACGAGGACTCCTGGGGCCGTGACCGTGGCTTCGACGGCGACCGCCGGGACCGTGACGGCGGCTTCGACCGCGACCGCCGGGACAGTGACCGCGGCTACGACGGCGACCGCCGGGACCGCCGCGACGACCGCCGCTGA
- a CDS encoding FAD-binding oxidoreductase, producing the protein MSDAPGDRAAHTYGKAYRDIVRALNGDLAAAPDQVAFPRSEQDVIDILDWAAGADAAVVPYGAGSSVVGGVEYRAGRHNAVVSLDLSGLDRVLETDRVSRAARIQAGALGPALEAQLRPHGLTLRHFPQSFEFSTLGGWLATRAGGHYATLHTHIDDLVESLRVVTPVGVSQSMRLPGSGAGPSPDRLFLGSEGTLGVITEAWMRLQDRPRHKASATVRFDDFRTATDAVRAIAQSGLNPANCRLLDPGEAAVSGVAHDGTSILVLGVESAHAPVDDRLAELVALARDHGGTPAPSSPGAADSAAGTWRSAFLRMPYVRDALTRMSVISETFETACTWDRVPGLYETVRQELGAVVEKVTGSTGLINCRFTHVYPDGAAPYFTVIAPGRRGDEVAMWDEIKAAAMQILGDHGATVTHHHAVGRDHRPGYDRQRPAPFALALRAAKDALDPAGILNPGVLLDPPGE; encoded by the coding sequence ATGTCCGACGCACCCGGAGACCGCGCCGCCCACACCTACGGCAAGGCATACCGGGACATCGTCCGCGCGCTGAACGGCGATCTCGCGGCAGCCCCCGACCAGGTCGCCTTCCCCCGCTCCGAGCAGGACGTCATCGACATCCTCGACTGGGCGGCCGGCGCGGACGCCGCCGTCGTCCCGTACGGAGCGGGCAGTTCGGTCGTCGGCGGTGTCGAGTACCGTGCCGGCCGGCACAACGCCGTGGTCTCACTCGACCTTTCGGGACTGGACCGGGTGCTGGAGACCGACCGCGTCAGCCGGGCGGCGCGGATCCAGGCCGGTGCCCTCGGCCCGGCCCTGGAGGCACAACTGCGGCCCCACGGCCTCACCTTGCGGCACTTCCCCCAGAGCTTCGAGTTCTCCACCCTCGGCGGCTGGCTGGCCACCCGCGCCGGCGGACACTACGCCACCCTCCACACCCACATCGACGACCTGGTGGAGTCCCTGCGTGTCGTGACCCCGGTCGGTGTCAGCCAGTCGATGCGGCTGCCGGGCTCCGGGGCCGGACCCTCGCCCGACCGGCTGTTCCTCGGCTCCGAGGGCACCCTCGGAGTGATCACCGAGGCATGGATGCGGCTCCAGGACCGCCCCCGCCACAAGGCGTCGGCCACCGTCCGGTTCGACGACTTCCGCACCGCGACCGACGCGGTGCGCGCCATCGCCCAGTCCGGCCTGAACCCCGCCAACTGCCGGCTGCTCGACCCCGGCGAGGCCGCCGTCTCCGGCGTGGCCCACGACGGTACGAGCATTCTCGTACTCGGTGTCGAATCGGCCCACGCCCCTGTCGACGACCGCCTCGCCGAACTCGTCGCCCTCGCCCGCGACCACGGCGGCACCCCCGCGCCCTCCTCACCGGGCGCCGCCGACTCCGCCGCCGGCACCTGGCGTTCGGCGTTCCTGCGCATGCCGTACGTACGCGACGCGCTCACCCGGATGAGCGTGATCAGCGAGACCTTCGAGACGGCCTGCACCTGGGACCGGGTCCCCGGGCTGTACGAGACCGTGCGCCAGGAGCTGGGAGCCGTCGTGGAGAAGGTGACCGGCTCCACCGGACTGATCAACTGCCGCTTCACCCATGTGTATCCGGACGGCGCCGCGCCCTACTTCACCGTGATCGCCCCGGGCAGGCGCGGCGACGAGGTCGCCATGTGGGACGAGATCAAGGCCGCCGCCATGCAGATCCTCGGTGACCACGGAGCAACGGTCACCCACCACCACGCCGTCGGCCGCGACCACCGCCCCGGCTACGACCGCCAGCGCCCGGCTCCGTTCGCCCTCGCCCTGCGCGCCGCGAAGGACGCGCTCGATCCCGCGGGCATCCTCAACCCCGGGGTGCTGCTCGACCCGCCCGGCGAGTGA
- a CDS encoding neutral/alkaline ceramidase produces the protein MPHVRHAFPGRLPLVTLAAALGIAAAGLPSSASASPGAASRGPAVSPRTVSPRTVSPPAAGSDSQDEGGYLVGRGIADVTGEAAETGMMGYSSFDQKTSGIHQRQRSRAFVVVDRSSGRRVVYVNADLAMIFQSVQQGVVSRLRERYGDLYGDENVLLSATHTHSGPGGYAHHLAYNLSVLGFQNGTYRAIVDGIVESVVKAHEDLRPGTISLGTGTLTDASVNRSRTAFDRNPAADKAAFPGAIDPAMTVLRFRQGGEDTGAISWFATHNTSVTNKNTLISPDNKGYAAYTWEHDHEDVRYLDDAPGFVAAFPNTNAGDMSPNLNLRPGSGPTEDEFENTRIIGERQFAKAREIHGSATAPLTGGVDARLVHVDMENVAVSGAYTPDGKEHRTCPAVVGASALAGSVEDGPAVPGFTEGMRNPVSHIIDALRTETPSWLAACQYPKASLIPTGLMSALHPVTPRILPLQIVRIGQLHLVAGPGEFTITAGLRIRRTVAEQLGVPLDHVLLQGYANSYSQYVTTPEEYDAQQYEGGSTLYGRYTLPAYQQEFAKVAASLRDGTAIGRGPVPPDESGRQFTLQTGVVYDSPPLGRSFGSVLAGPAASYARGDTATVEFATGHPKNNLRRGGTFLEVQRLVDGRWVRVLDDGDWRTTYRWTRTNGLTGTSKATITWEIGPETTPGTYRVVHFGDAKNLFGTITPFTGTSAAFTVR, from the coding sequence GTGCCCCACGTCCGCCACGCGTTCCCCGGCAGACTCCCGCTCGTCACGCTCGCCGCGGCCCTGGGGATCGCGGCAGCGGGCCTGCCGTCGTCCGCCTCGGCCTCCCCCGGCGCGGCCTCCCGCGGCCCCGCCGTCTCCCCGCGCACCGTCTCCCCGCGCACCGTCTCCCCGCCCGCCGCCGGCTCGGACAGCCAGGACGAGGGCGGGTACCTCGTCGGGCGCGGCATCGCCGATGTGACCGGGGAAGCCGCCGAGACCGGCATGATGGGCTACTCCAGCTTTGACCAGAAGACGTCCGGCATCCACCAGCGGCAGCGCTCCCGTGCGTTCGTCGTCGTCGACCGGTCGAGCGGCCGGCGCGTGGTGTACGTCAACGCCGATCTCGCGATGATCTTCCAGTCCGTGCAGCAGGGCGTCGTCTCCCGTCTCAGGGAGCGCTACGGCGATCTGTACGGCGACGAGAACGTCCTCCTGTCCGCCACCCACACGCACTCCGGGCCCGGCGGATACGCGCACCACCTGGCGTACAACCTCTCCGTGCTCGGCTTCCAGAACGGCACCTACCGCGCGATCGTCGACGGCATCGTCGAGTCCGTCGTCAAGGCGCACGAGGACCTCAGGCCGGGCACCATCAGCCTCGGCACCGGCACGCTCACCGACGCCAGCGTGAACCGCTCCCGTACCGCCTTCGACCGCAACCCCGCGGCGGACAAGGCCGCGTTCCCCGGTGCGATCGACCCGGCCATGACCGTGCTGCGCTTCCGCCAGGGCGGCGAGGACACCGGTGCGATCAGCTGGTTCGCCACGCACAACACCTCGGTCACCAACAAGAACACGCTGATCAGCCCGGACAACAAGGGCTACGCCGCGTACACCTGGGAGCACGACCACGAGGACGTGCGCTACCTCGACGACGCACCGGGCTTCGTCGCCGCGTTCCCGAACACCAACGCCGGGGACATGTCCCCGAACCTCAACCTCAGGCCGGGCTCCGGGCCCACCGAGGACGAGTTCGAGAACACCCGCATCATCGGGGAGCGCCAGTTCGCCAAGGCCCGTGAGATCCACGGCAGTGCCACCGCCCCGCTCACGGGCGGCGTCGACGCACGGCTCGTCCACGTGGACATGGAGAACGTGGCCGTGAGCGGGGCGTACACGCCCGACGGCAAGGAGCACCGCACCTGTCCGGCCGTCGTCGGCGCGTCGGCCCTCGCCGGCAGTGTGGAGGACGGACCCGCGGTCCCCGGCTTCACCGAAGGCATGCGCAACCCGGTCTCCCACATCATCGACGCGCTGCGCACCGAGACCCCGTCCTGGCTCGCCGCCTGCCAGTACCCGAAGGCGAGCCTGATCCCCACCGGTCTGATGAGCGCCCTCCACCCCGTCACTCCGCGGATCCTCCCGCTGCAGATCGTCAGGATCGGACAGCTCCATCTCGTGGCGGGCCCGGGCGAGTTCACCATCACCGCCGGCCTGCGGATCCGCCGCACGGTGGCCGAGCAGCTCGGGGTCCCGCTCGACCACGTCCTGCTCCAGGGGTACGCCAACTCCTACAGCCAGTACGTGACGACGCCGGAGGAGTACGACGCCCAGCAGTACGAGGGCGGCTCCACGCTCTACGGCCGGTACACGCTGCCCGCGTACCAGCAGGAGTTCGCCAAGGTGGCGGCCTCGCTGCGGGACGGCACCGCCATCGGGCGGGGGCCCGTGCCGCCGGACGAGTCGGGCCGGCAGTTCACGCTGCAGACAGGGGTCGTGTACGACAGCCCGCCGCTGGGCAGATCGTTCGGTTCGGTCCTGGCCGGGCCGGCGGCGTCGTACGCGCGCGGTGACACGGCGACGGTCGAGTTCGCGACCGGGCACCCCAAGAACAACCTCCGCCGGGGCGGGACCTTCCTGGAGGTGCAGCGGCTCGTCGACGGGCGGTGGGTGCGCGTCCTCGACGACGGCGACTGGCGGACGACGTACCGGTGGACGCGTACGAACGGTCTCACCGGCACGTCGAAGGCCACGATCACCTGGGAGATCGGACCGGAGACCACGCCGGGGACGTACCGGGTGGTGCACTTCGGTGACGCGAAGAACCTCTTCGGGACGATCACACCGTTCACGGGCACGTCGGCGGCGTTCACCGTGCGCTGA
- a CDS encoding transglycosylase SLT domain-containing protein, with product MRTIARTQTTARRIARLRTLSVAGLATTGAAAAALTMVSSPAQAAEAKPSTASASGIAASQAKPAGKGGKTHANNLDGWIKESLAIMKAKGIPGSYDGLKRNIMRESGGNPQAQNNWDVNAKKGTPSKGLLQVIQPTFNAYHVTGTANELTDPVANITAAANYAAHRYGSIDNVNSAY from the coding sequence TTGCGCACCATCGCCCGCACCCAGACCACCGCCCGCCGCATCGCCCGCCTCCGCACCCTCTCCGTCGCCGGCCTGGCGACCACCGGTGCCGCGGCAGCTGCCCTGACGATGGTCTCCTCGCCCGCGCAGGCCGCCGAGGCGAAGCCCTCGACCGCTTCCGCCTCGGGCATTGCGGCGAGCCAGGCCAAGCCGGCCGGCAAGGGCGGCAAGACCCACGCCAACAACCTCGACGGCTGGATCAAGGAGTCGCTGGCCATCATGAAGGCCAAGGGCATCCCCGGCAGCTACGACGGCCTGAAGCGCAACATCATGCGCGAGTCCGGCGGCAACCCGCAGGCCCAGAACAACTGGGACGTGAACGCGAAGAAGGGCACGCCGTCCAAGGGCCTGCTCCAGGTCATCCAGCCGACCTTCAACGCCTACCACGTCACCGGCACCGCGAACGAGCTGACCGACCCGGTCGCCAACATCACTGCCGCCGCCAACTACGCCGCGCACCGCTACGGCTCGATCGACAACGTCAACTCCGCCTACTGA
- a CDS encoding uracil-DNA glycosylase → MDGTGGAGAAPAADEPAFVAHHASRCAGLDELDGLVVRCRACPRLVAWREETARVKRAAFRDWEYWGRPVAGFGPADAAVAVVAVVGLAPAAHGGNRTGRMFTGDAAGDFLSAALYEVGLASRPESVHAGDGLALHGVRLTAPVHCAPPQNRPTPGERDTCRPWLAAELRLLGPHLRAVVALGGFAWQAVLPALREAGWQTPRPRPAFGHGAHVVLPATAPRRQSLHLLGSYHPSRHNTFTGRLTSAMLVDVLRLARGLAEATPPGS, encoded by the coding sequence ATGGACGGTACGGGCGGCGCGGGCGCGGCTCCGGCGGCCGACGAGCCGGCGTTCGTGGCGCATCACGCGTCCCGGTGCGCCGGTCTGGACGAGCTTGACGGGCTGGTGGTCCGGTGCCGGGCATGCCCGCGGCTGGTGGCCTGGCGGGAGGAGACCGCGCGGGTCAAGCGGGCCGCGTTCCGTGACTGGGAGTACTGGGGCAGGCCGGTCGCCGGCTTCGGGCCGGCGGACGCGGCGGTCGCGGTGGTCGCGGTGGTCGGACTCGCACCCGCCGCTCACGGGGGCAACAGGACGGGGCGCATGTTCACGGGGGACGCGGCCGGTGACTTCCTCTCCGCCGCCCTGTACGAGGTCGGCCTCGCCTCGCGGCCGGAGTCCGTGCACGCCGGGGACGGGCTCGCGCTGCACGGCGTACGGCTCACGGCGCCGGTGCACTGCGCGCCGCCGCAGAACCGGCCCACTCCCGGGGAGCGGGACACCTGCCGGCCCTGGCTGGCGGCGGAGCTGCGGCTGCTCGGCCCCCATCTGCGAGCCGTGGTCGCCCTGGGCGGCTTTGCGTGGCAGGCGGTGCTGCCCGCGCTGCGCGAGGCGGGCTGGCAGACGCCGCGGCCCCGCCCCGCCTTCGGGCACGGTGCTCATGTCGTCCTGCCTGCCACCGCACCGCGCCGGCAGTCGCTCCATCTCCTCGGCAGCTACCACCCGAGCCGGCACAACACGTTCACCGGCCGGCTCACCTCCGCCATGCTCGTCGACGTGCTCCGCCTCGCCCGCGGCCTCGCGGAGGCGACACCCCCTGGCTCGTGA
- a CDS encoding DUF5133 domain-containing protein — MLMPNHSEVAEVLSNYRRQERRMLHDPADPEITASFRDTAYTLCVLMDRRTALEAVCRAEDYLRYLRDTSEPQIPTITAAATD, encoded by the coding sequence ATGCTGATGCCCAACCACTCCGAGGTGGCCGAGGTCCTGAGCAACTACCGGCGGCAGGAACGCCGGATGCTGCACGATCCGGCCGATCCCGAGATCACCGCATCATTCCGGGACACCGCCTACACCCTGTGCGTCCTCATGGACCGGCGCACCGCACTCGAAGCCGTCTGCCGCGCGGAGGACTACCTCCGGTACCTCCGTGACACGAGCGAACCGCAGATCCCCACGATCACAGCCGCCGCCACGGACTGA
- a CDS encoding PP2C family protein-serine/threonine phosphatase, whose amino-acid sequence MGSGRLRGAGRWSWEESGHALLVVPLGLIAVVTVVDVVAPPEVHLGPFLVAAPAVTASFAGPRTTALVGAAAVLAQTAVAALRTSVLDLNHTFQIISLILISMIVTFFAHLRERHEKELSRLRSVARAAQEVVLRPLPDRIGSLRVAALYLAAEAEARIGGDLYAAARTAQGTRLIIGDVRGKGFEAIGDAALVLGAFRAAAHRQVDLPVLVEFMEGTVSSDLSDPAVTGDGPVDHSEAFVTAAVLDVPDEEPALRVVNCGHPPPLLLRRGGQVSFLEVRQPAPPLGLTEFVACEFAVECFVFEAGDIVLLHTDGVVEARDAAGVFYPLAERVGAWSGGSPGALLRHLCDDLLAHAGGHLGDDAAMVAIERVSGGGAGERPCAIGG is encoded by the coding sequence ATGGGTTCTGGACGGCTCAGGGGGGCCGGCCGCTGGTCGTGGGAGGAATCCGGCCACGCGTTGCTGGTGGTGCCGCTCGGGCTGATCGCGGTCGTGACGGTGGTGGACGTCGTGGCGCCGCCGGAGGTCCACCTGGGCCCGTTCCTGGTCGCCGCTCCGGCGGTGACCGCGTCCTTCGCCGGTCCCCGGACGACGGCCCTGGTCGGTGCGGCGGCGGTGCTGGCCCAGACGGCCGTCGCGGCGTTGCGCACGAGCGTGCTCGACCTGAACCACACTTTCCAGATCATCTCGCTGATCCTGATCTCGATGATCGTGACCTTCTTCGCACATCTGCGGGAGCGGCACGAGAAGGAGCTGAGCCGGCTGCGTTCGGTGGCGCGGGCGGCGCAGGAGGTGGTGCTGCGGCCGCTGCCGGACCGGATCGGCTCGCTGCGAGTCGCCGCCCTGTATCTGGCGGCCGAGGCGGAGGCGCGGATCGGCGGCGATCTGTACGCGGCGGCCCGGACGGCCCAGGGCACGCGGCTGATCATCGGGGATGTGCGGGGCAAGGGTTTCGAGGCGATCGGCGACGCGGCGCTCGTCCTCGGTGCTTTCCGCGCCGCCGCGCACCGGCAGGTGGATCTGCCGGTGCTGGTGGAGTTCATGGAGGGAACGGTCTCCTCGGACCTGTCCGATCCAGCCGTCACCGGGGACGGCCCGGTGGATCACAGCGAGGCGTTCGTCACCGCGGCGGTGCTCGACGTCCCGGACGAGGAGCCGGCTCTGCGCGTGGTCAATTGCGGGCATCCGCCGCCGCTGCTGCTGCGGCGCGGCGGTCAGGTCTCCTTCCTCGAGGTGCGCCAGCCGGCGCCGCCGCTGGGGCTCACCGAGTTCGTCGCCTGCGAATTCGCCGTGGAGTGCTTCGTCTTCGAGGCCGGTGACATCGTGCTGCTCCATACGGACGGGGTCGTGGAGGCCCGCGACGCCGCCGGCGTCTTCTATCCGCTGGCGGAGCGTGTCGGGGCCTGGTCCGGCGGCAGTCCCGGGGCGCTGCTGCGCCACCTCTGCGACGACCTGCTCGCTCACGCGGGCGGGCACCTGGGGGACGACGCCGCGATGGTGGCGATCGAGCGGGTCTCCGGGGGCGGCGCCGGCGAGCGGCCGTGCGCGATCGGCGGATGA
- a CDS encoding VOC family protein translates to MARDLQAAQDFYGRVFGWEFRPTRLGEEFSVALLDGIPVAGIGALARSLAVPVAWTPYFAVDDADVTAARIRERSATVAVGPITFGTGRGALAADRDGAVFGIWQGLTIPDWCVGRDKAPAWLELRTRDAFDAAIFYAEVLDWACERPDCCQVTYEHDRIVLRHGGDALAQITGGAVEAAPDPQIRPRWHVHFYVPDIDYAVRAATKLGGSAVTAAGSADTTTVTLRDPDGGLFTVAARPPGDPAPAH, encoded by the coding sequence ATGGCCCGCGACCTGCAAGCCGCACAGGACTTCTACGGCAGGGTGTTCGGATGGGAGTTCCGGCCCACCCGTCTGGGGGAGGAGTTCTCCGTCGCCCTCCTCGACGGCATCCCGGTCGCCGGCATCGGTGCCCTCGCCCGCAGCCTGGCGGTACCGGTCGCCTGGACCCCGTACTTCGCCGTCGACGACGCCGATGTCACCGCGGCCCGCATCCGCGAACGCAGCGCAACCGTCGCCGTGGGCCCCATCACCTTCGGTACCGGGCGCGGCGCCCTCGCCGCCGACCGCGACGGAGCGGTGTTCGGCATCTGGCAGGGCCTGACCATCCCCGACTGGTGCGTCGGCCGCGACAAGGCACCCGCCTGGCTGGAGCTGCGCACCAGGGACGCCTTCGACGCGGCCATCTTCTACGCCGAGGTCCTCGACTGGGCATGCGAACGCCCCGACTGCTGCCAGGTGACGTACGAACACGACCGCATCGTTCTCCGCCACGGCGGGGACGCCCTCGCCCAGATCACCGGCGGCGCGGTGGAAGCCGCCCCCGACCCGCAGATCCGCCCGCGCTGGCACGTCCACTTCTACGTACCCGACATCGACTACGCCGTCCGCGCCGCCACCAAACTCGGCGGCAGCGCGGTCACGGCGGCCGGGTCCGCGGACACCACCACGGTGACGCTGCGCGACCCCGACGGCGGACTCTTCACGGTCGCAGCGCGTCCCCCGGGCGATCCGGCGCCAGCGCACTGA
- a CDS encoding penicillin-binding transpeptidase domain-containing protein, whose product MGKTGRAADRKAHPALIGGAVAVAVGGAAFAAYGLYGGGSEEGRLSAAGTKPKAALPAGPVTAAEVRTTAGRFLAAWQRGDAEEAASYTDDPSAAHTALGAYRKDAHISEATLTSGAASGAKLSFRVSATVSYGDDSKPFAYDSQLTVVRRAADGEPVVQWRPSVAHPELKEGDRLVTGEAEDPAVKAVDRDGAELTAKEYPSLGPVLDGLREKYGEKAGGTAGIELRVVRKDGGKTSEAKTPEAKSSDEKAADKTLLTLSEGRPGTVRTTLSAKLQAAAEAEVAGRERASVAVVKPSTGEILAAANSDPGVDTALQGSLAPGSTMKIVTASMLLDKKIVESIDQPHPCPKYASYGGWKFQNVDEFEIKNGSFRTSFTASCNTAFISQATKLNDDDLTKQAQQVFGLGLGNWSIGVPSFDGSVPVQSKASMAASLIGQGMVRMNPLNVASVISTAKTGVFKQPYLVRPDVDHRALATAPRTMSPSTQEQLHELLHSTATSGSAAEAMAGLGPDIGGKTGSAEVDGQSEPNGWFAAWRGDLAAAAVVQQGGRGGKSAGPLVASLLKSAG is encoded by the coding sequence GTGGGGAAGACAGGGCGCGCCGCAGACAGGAAAGCGCACCCCGCGCTGATCGGCGGAGCGGTCGCGGTGGCCGTGGGCGGTGCGGCATTCGCCGCGTACGGCCTGTACGGCGGCGGCTCGGAAGAAGGCCGGCTGTCGGCGGCGGGGACGAAGCCGAAGGCCGCGCTTCCGGCGGGCCCCGTGACAGCGGCCGAAGTACGCACCACCGCCGGGCGGTTCCTCGCGGCATGGCAGCGGGGCGACGCCGAGGAGGCCGCCTCGTACACCGACGACCCGAGCGCGGCACATACCGCGCTCGGCGCCTACCGCAAGGACGCGCACATCAGCGAGGCGACGCTGACCTCGGGCGCGGCATCCGGTGCGAAGCTGAGCTTCCGCGTGTCGGCCACCGTCTCGTACGGGGACGACAGCAAGCCCTTCGCCTACGACTCCCAGCTCACGGTCGTGCGTCGCGCGGCGGACGGCGAGCCGGTCGTCCAGTGGCGGCCGTCCGTCGCGCACCCGGAGTTGAAGGAGGGCGACCGGCTCGTCACGGGCGAGGCGGAGGACCCGGCGGTCAAGGCGGTGGACCGCGACGGCGCGGAGCTCACCGCGAAGGAGTACCCCTCGCTCGGGCCGGTCCTGGATGGGCTGCGCGAGAAGTACGGCGAGAAGGCCGGCGGCACGGCAGGCATCGAGCTGCGTGTGGTGCGCAAGGACGGCGGAAAGACCTCCGAGGCCAAGACCCCCGAGGCCAAGTCCTCCGACGAGAAGGCCGCCGACAAGACGCTGCTGACCCTCTCCGAGGGCCGGCCAGGCACGGTGCGGACCACGCTCAGCGCGAAGCTGCAGGCCGCAGCGGAGGCGGAGGTCGCCGGGCGCGAGCGGGCGTCGGTGGCGGTCGTCAAGCCGTCGACCGGTGAGATCCTGGCCGCCGCCAACTCCGACCCCGGCGTCGACACGGCGCTCCAGGGCTCTCTGGCGCCCGGCTCCACGATGAAGATCGTGACGGCCTCGATGCTGCTGGACAAGAAGATCGTCGAATCGATCGACCAGCCGCACCCGTGTCCCAAGTACGCCTCGTACGGCGGCTGGAAGTTCCAGAACGTGGACGAGTTCGAGATCAAGAACGGCAGCTTCCGCACGAGCTTCACGGCCTCCTGCAACACCGCCTTCATCAGCCAGGCGACGAAGCTGAACGACGACGACCTGACGAAGCAGGCCCAGCAGGTCTTCGGCCTCGGGCTCGGGAACTGGTCGATCGGGGTGCCCAGCTTCGACGGCTCGGTGCCGGTGCAGAGCAAGGCGTCGATGGCGGCGTCGCTCATCGGGCAGGGCATGGTGCGGATGAACCCGCTCAACGTCGCGTCCGTCATCTCCACGGCCAAGACCGGCGTCTTCAAACAGCCCTACCTCGTCCGACCCGACGTCGACCACCGGGCGCTCGCCACGGCCCCGCGCACCATGTCCCCCTCCACGCAGGAGCAGTTGCACGAACTGCTGCACTCCACCGCGACCTCGGGCTCCGCCGCGGAGGCCATGGCCGGGCTCGGCCCGGACATCGGCGGCAAGACCGGCTCCGCGGAGGTCGACGGCCAGTCCGAGCCCAACGGCTGGTTCGCCGCATGGCGCGGCGACCTCGCCGCTGCCGCAGTGGTCCAGCAGGGCGGCCGCGGCGGCAAATCGGCGGGCCCTCTGGTGGCGTCCCTCCTGAAGTCCGCCGGCTGA
- a CDS encoding class I SAM-dependent methyltransferase: MKGSSPRSAPAAGDGRYGKDLFQPEHAREAERIDAGAAAYDPVTTRRLRALGAGPGLRCLEVGAGTGTVARWLLEEAGVSEVVALDRDTGALAHLAHPRLRVVTADLTDESLAPGTFDLIHARFVLMHLPERRRTVSQLAGWLKPGGRLLLGDAVELPDALDTSSAYRRTMDAMWEVLRTTIGTDISSVPAYPHFLREEGLADVAAELYCPPLVAGSPLARFWSQTWERMRPALEATGRVDAAVLDESLAYLASPRLAELGPGMLMAWGQRRRR; encoded by the coding sequence GTGAAGGGCTCGTCCCCCCGCAGTGCACCCGCTGCCGGCGACGGCCGGTACGGGAAGGACCTGTTCCAGCCCGAGCATGCGCGCGAGGCCGAGCGGATCGACGCCGGCGCGGCGGCCTACGACCCTGTCACCACCCGTCGGTTGCGGGCCCTGGGCGCCGGGCCGGGCCTGCGCTGTCTGGAGGTGGGGGCCGGCACCGGCACGGTGGCCCGCTGGCTGCTGGAGGAGGCAGGTGTCTCGGAAGTGGTCGCCCTGGACCGGGACACCGGCGCGCTGGCCCACCTGGCCCACCCGCGGCTGCGGGTGGTCACCGCCGACCTCACGGACGAGAGCCTGGCCCCGGGCACGTTCGACCTGATCCACGCACGGTTCGTCCTCATGCACCTGCCCGAGCGGCGCCGTACCGTCTCACAGCTGGCGGGCTGGCTGAAGCCCGGCGGACGGCTGCTGCTCGGCGACGCGGTGGAACTGCCCGACGCCCTGGACACCTCCTCCGCCTACCGGCGGACCATGGACGCCATGTGGGAGGTGCTGCGGACGACGATCGGCACCGACATCTCCTCCGTGCCGGCGTACCCGCACTTCTTGCGGGAGGAGGGTCTGGCGGACGTCGCCGCGGAGCTGTACTGCCCCCCGCTGGTGGCGGGCAGCCCTCTGGCCCGCTTCTGGTCGCAGACCTGGGAGCGGATGCGGCCCGCGCTGGAGGCGACGGGCCGGGTGGACGCCGCGGTGCTCGATGAGTCCCTGGCCTACCTGGCCTCGCCCCGACTCGCCGAACTCGGGCCGGGCATGCTCATGGCATGGGGGCAGCGGCGCCGTCGCTGA